One window from the genome of Candidatus Flexicrinis affinis encodes:
- a CDS encoding SDR family oxidoreductase, giving the protein MTDSFLKSLFDLNGQVAVVTGGTGVLGGAMARGLAQAGAKVAVLGRRREAADTVVAQIEAAGGTALATPADVLDRASLELARDAIVQAWGGLDILVNAAGGNVPAATVGPDGSFFDVPADAFRSALDLNLTGTLLPSQVFGAVMAARGSGTIVNISSMAAHRALTRVVAYGAAKAAVENFTRWLAVELAQKVGAGLRVNAIAPGFFVGEQNRRLLLNEDGTLTARGGTIIAHTPAGRFGEPEDLLGALLYLAGPASRFVTGTVMIIDGGVDAFSGI; this is encoded by the coding sequence ATGACCGATTCGTTCCTCAAATCGCTGTTCGACCTGAACGGGCAGGTGGCGGTCGTCACCGGCGGGACCGGCGTGTTGGGCGGGGCGATGGCGCGCGGATTGGCGCAGGCTGGGGCGAAGGTCGCCGTTTTGGGCCGCCGCCGCGAGGCCGCCGACACTGTCGTCGCGCAGATCGAAGCTGCGGGCGGCACGGCCCTCGCCACGCCGGCCGACGTGCTCGACCGCGCCTCGCTGGAATTGGCCCGCGACGCCATTGTTCAAGCATGGGGCGGCCTCGACATCCTCGTCAATGCGGCTGGCGGCAACGTCCCCGCGGCAACGGTTGGGCCGGACGGCTCGTTCTTCGACGTTCCGGCGGACGCCTTTCGCAGCGCGCTTGACCTCAACCTGACCGGCACGCTGCTGCCCTCGCAGGTGTTCGGCGCGGTGATGGCCGCACGCGGCAGCGGCACCATCGTCAACATCTCGTCGATGGCGGCGCATCGCGCGCTGACGCGCGTAGTCGCGTATGGCGCGGCCAAAGCCGCTGTCGAGAATTTCACCCGTTGGCTGGCGGTCGAGCTGGCGCAGAAGGTCGGCGCAGGACTGCGCGTGAACGCCATCGCGCCCGGCTTCTTCGTCGGCGAACAGAACCGGCGCCTGCTGCTCAATGAGGACGGCACGCTCACGGCACGCGGCGGGACGATCATCGCACATACACCGGCGGGCCGTTTTGGCGAACCCGAAGACCTGCTCGGCGCGCTGCTGTATCTGGCGGGGCCGGCCAGCCGATTCGTGACCGGCACGGTGATGATCATAGACGGCGGCGTCGACGCCTTCAGCGGGATCTAG